One Zerene cesonia ecotype Mississippi chromosome 9, Zerene_cesonia_1.1, whole genome shotgun sequence DNA window includes the following coding sequences:
- the LOC119828919 gene encoding facilitated trehalose transporter Tret1-like: MSPQKNPEKQGVSRSRIVLSQVLACLALDFLLIGLGMSISFVTMVLPDVLDAKEGLSLNKRQASWFGSMAYLCQPLGSIFSGPLLDYFGRKKALLLVNIPHLIAWLLMYFAWDVPSLFIANALLGIGTGIMEAPSVTYVGEISDPSVRGILTTLTNCFTSTGMFIAYLLGTVLTWRQAALVSLTVPVATMLLVLFVPETPIWLMSKGRQKEALRSLCRLRGWAQPEDVKEEFDQLVQYNDILQQCVICVKEARSDLEPCEHKNCNIFKRIVLQFKHVFFVKETMRPFALVMGYFFFYTLSGLSPVRPNMVNVCRALGMKFDPKTIVVVIGVVFIIMNLLSAAIVKIIGKRKLVLTSLFATALCSLAISVYARSSIPESVFSYEASTFPEQREILPVFLFMMLVSFSSLGIPWVLLSEVFPFRSRGLATGLAAALSYTIFFIAAKTNYNLEANFHLSGTFSFYGIIGIIGTLYLYFYLPETEKKTLVEIEAYYKGSQKIFADDFLINAFRKKTCTNNDVDKPMLVK; encoded by the exons GTGTTAGCATGCCTCGCCTTGGACTTTTTGCTCATAGGCCTGGGCATGTCTATCAGCTTTGTGACTATGGTCTTACCAGACGTTCTTGATGCGAAAGAGGGACTCTCATTGAACAAAAGGCAGGCGTCATGGTTCG GTAGCATGGCGTATCTTTGCCAACCACTGGGCAGCATATTCTCGGGCCCGCTGCTGGATTATTTCGGGCGAAAGAAGGCTCTATTGCTAGTTAACATACCACACTTAATTGCGTGGCTATTGATGTACTTCGCATGGGACGTTCCATCGCTTTTCATCGCCAATGCTTTACTGGGCATAGGAACTGGAATAATGGAGGCACCTTCGGTCACTTATGTGGGTGAAATCAG cGATCCATCGGTGCGTGGTATCCTTACAACATTGACCAATTGTTTCACCTCGACGGGCATGTTCATCGCGTATCTACTTGGTACAGTGCTCACTTGGAGACAGGCAGCACTTGTGTCGCTGACTGTTCCTGTCGCCACAATGCTTTTAGTGTTATTC gTTCCTGAAACTCCTATTTGGTTGATGTCTAAAGGTCGCCAGAAAGAAGCCCTTCGGTCGCTGTGCCGTCTCCGAGGTTGGGCCCAACCAGAAGACGTGAAAGAGGAATTCGATCAACTTGTACAATACAACGATATTCTACAGCAATGCGTTATTTGTGTGAAAGAAGCGCGATCAGACTTAGAGCCTTGTGAACATAagaattgtaatatattcaagAGGATCGTTTTACAATTCAAACACGTATTCTTTGTAAAGGAGACCATGAGGCCTTTCGCTCTTGTGATGGGTTATTTCTTCTTCTATACATTGAGCGGCTTGTCGCCCGTACGACCCAATATGGTGAATGTATGCAGGGCTTTAGGAATGAAATTCGATCCTAAAACTATTGtt GTCGTCATTGGCgttgtttttatcataatgAATCTCCTGTCCGCAGCCATAGTAAAGATTATAGGAAAACGAAAATTAGTCTTAACATCTCTATTTGCCACAGCACTCTGCAGCTTAGCTATTAGTGTATACGCACGTTCAAGTATTCCTGAGAGTGTATTCTCGTATGAAGCCAGTACATTCCCGGAACAAAGGGAAATTCTACCCGTATTTCTATTTATGATGCTGGTATCGTTTAGTAGTTTGGGTATACCATGGGTGCTTTTGTCAGAGGTCTTTCCATTTAG gagCCGTGGTTTAGCTACGGGCTTAGCAGCTGCCTTGAGCTACACCATATTCTTCATCGCAGCTAAAACGAATTACAATTTAGAAGCAAACTTCCATCTCAGTGGCACATTCTCGTTTTACGGTATAATAGGTATTATCGGAACGTTATACCTTTACTTCTACTTGCCAGAAACTGAGAAAAAGACATTAGTAGAAATAGAAGCTTATTATAAAGGCAGCCAGAAAATATTTGCAGATGATTTCTTGATAAATGCCTTCAGAAAGAAAACTTGCACCAATAACGATGTTGATAAACCTATGCTAGTCAAATAA